One region of Arthrobacter sp. StoSoilB22 genomic DNA includes:
- a CDS encoding ATP-binding protein: MLIGVVAGLVGLSLGVFGMLAFRISERQRSIVDLDVSEPLLPEGAAEVLSVVGRAFVVVDAIDGVVRASPAAYAYGLVRGHTVVHKQLLDMTAKVRRDGVILEEQYELPRGPLGKGTIVVQVRAAMLGWEYIVLLADDRTEITRTEEIRNDFVANVSHELKTPVGAISLLAEALEASPDDEEAVRRFAKRMHKESGRLAALVQDIIELSRLQGANVAQRGLPVDINTVITEAVDRSQLPAESKNIQIVVGGHSEALVFGDHDLLVTALRNLIDNAIRYSPENTRVGVGVRTREGVVAISVTDQGEGLTPEDQERVFERFYRVDAARSRHTGGTGLGLSIVKHVVSNHGGEVTVWSQPGQGSTFTVRLPEMEGQGDDAGLPPSAAAAPTEQQGTAVVEPRPLSQQPQRVNHQRGANGAQEQGASA, translated from the coding sequence TTGCTCATAGGTGTCGTCGCTGGCCTTGTAGGCCTGTCGTTGGGCGTCTTTGGCATGCTCGCTTTCAGGATCAGCGAACGTCAGCGGAGCATCGTGGACCTGGACGTCAGTGAACCCCTGCTTCCTGAGGGTGCCGCGGAGGTGCTGTCCGTCGTCGGGCGTGCCTTTGTTGTGGTGGACGCGATCGACGGCGTGGTCCGCGCCAGTCCTGCAGCCTACGCGTACGGCTTGGTACGCGGGCACACCGTGGTCCACAAACAACTCCTGGACATGACCGCCAAGGTCCGCCGCGACGGCGTGATCCTCGAAGAGCAGTACGAACTCCCGCGCGGCCCGCTGGGCAAAGGGACCATTGTGGTTCAGGTACGCGCAGCCATGCTCGGGTGGGAATACATCGTGCTCCTGGCCGACGACCGTACCGAGATCACCCGCACCGAGGAAATCCGGAACGACTTCGTAGCCAACGTCTCCCACGAGCTCAAGACCCCGGTGGGTGCCATCTCCCTGCTTGCGGAAGCCCTCGAAGCCTCGCCCGATGACGAAGAAGCAGTCCGCCGCTTTGCCAAGCGCATGCACAAGGAATCCGGGCGATTGGCAGCCCTGGTCCAGGACATCATTGAACTTTCCCGCCTGCAGGGAGCCAACGTCGCCCAGCGGGGTCTCCCGGTGGACATCAATACCGTCATCACAGAAGCGGTTGATCGTTCCCAACTGCCGGCCGAGAGCAAGAACATCCAGATCGTGGTGGGCGGTCACTCTGAGGCACTGGTGTTTGGAGACCACGACCTCCTGGTCACCGCACTGCGGAACCTGATCGACAACGCCATCCGCTACTCGCCGGAGAATACGCGGGTGGGTGTGGGCGTGCGGACGCGGGAGGGCGTCGTGGCCATCTCCGTCACAGACCAAGGCGAAGGCCTCACGCCGGAGGACCAGGAGAGGGTATTCGAACGCTTCTACCGCGTGGACGCGGCACGATCCCGCCACACGGGCGGCACTGGCCTTGGCCTCAGCATCGTCAAGCACGTGGTCTCCAACCACGGCGGTGAGGTGACTGTGTGGTCGCAGCCCGGCCAAGGGTCCACGTTCACTGTCCGCCTGCCGGAGATGGAAGGCCAGGGCGACGACGCCGGCCTGCCGCCTTCCGCTGCAGCTGCGCCCACCGAGCAACAGGGGACTGCCGTCGTCGAGCCTCGTCCCTTGAGTCAACAACCCCAACGCGTGAATCATCAAAGGGGCGCCAACGGCGCCCAAGAGCAAGGAGCCAGCGCTTGA
- a CDS encoding response regulator transcription factor, whose translation MSRILIVEDEESFSDPLSYLLGKEGFDVEVVDNGSDALVEFDRNGADLVLLDLQLPGTPGTEVCRQLRQRSSVPVIMLTAKDSEIDKVVGLELGADDYVTKPYSSRELVARVRAVLRRQGEPEELITSTVQAGPVRMDIERHVVSVNGEQVSLPLKEFELLEMLLRNSGRVLTRGQLIDRVWGSDYVGDTKTLDVHVKRLRSKIEPDPSAPRYLVTVRGLGYKFEP comes from the coding sequence TTGAGCCGGATTTTGATAGTGGAGGACGAAGAGTCCTTCAGCGACCCCCTGTCTTATCTCCTGGGCAAGGAAGGGTTTGACGTCGAGGTAGTGGACAACGGCAGCGATGCTTTGGTGGAGTTTGACCGGAACGGTGCCGACCTCGTCCTCCTGGACCTGCAGTTGCCTGGGACGCCGGGGACGGAAGTGTGCCGCCAGCTTCGCCAGCGCTCCAGCGTGCCCGTCATCATGCTGACGGCCAAAGACTCCGAAATCGACAAAGTTGTTGGCCTGGAACTCGGCGCCGATGACTACGTCACCAAGCCGTATTCCTCCCGCGAGCTCGTGGCCCGTGTCCGTGCGGTGCTGCGTCGGCAAGGTGAGCCGGAGGAACTGATCACCTCCACAGTGCAGGCCGGTCCTGTCCGCATGGACATCGAACGCCATGTGGTGAGTGTCAACGGCGAGCAGGTTTCACTGCCGCTGAAGGAGTTCGAGCTGCTGGAAATGCTGCTCCGCAACTCAGGCCGGGTTTTGACTCGCGGCCAATTGATCGACCGCGTCTGGGGTTCGGACTACGTGGGGGATACCAAAACCCTCGATGTCCACGTCAAGCGGCTTCGGAGCAAGATCGAACCCGACCCCTCCGCACCTCGCTACCTGGTGACGGTCCGCGGCCTGGGCTACAAGTTCGAGCCGTAA
- a CDS encoding CarD family transcriptional regulator — protein sequence MVFEVGETVVYPHHGAAKIEEIKMRTIKGEEKMYLKLKVAQGDLTIEVPAENVDLVGVRDVVGKEGLEHVFDVLRAEFTEEPTNWSRRYKANLEKLASGDVIKVAEVVRDLWRRDHDRGLSAGEKRMLAKARQILISELALAEKTDEEKAASVLDEVLAS from the coding sequence ATGGTTTTTGAGGTCGGCGAGACAGTAGTTTACCCTCACCACGGTGCAGCAAAAATTGAGGAAATCAAGATGCGCACCATCAAGGGCGAAGAGAAGATGTATCTCAAGCTCAAGGTGGCTCAGGGTGATCTGACCATTGAAGTTCCAGCAGAGAATGTTGACCTTGTTGGGGTCCGGGACGTAGTGGGCAAAGAAGGCTTGGAGCACGTATTTGACGTTCTCCGCGCCGAGTTCACTGAAGAGCCTACCAACTGGTCACGTCGTTACAAGGCGAACCTGGAGAAACTTGCTTCAGGCGATGTCATCAAGGTGGCAGAGGTCGTTCGCGATCTTTGGCGTCGTGATCACGATCGCGGCCTTTCCGCAGGTGAGAAGCGGATGCTGGCCAAGGCGCGGCAGATTCTGATTTCAGAACTGGCCCTGGCTGAGAAGACAGATGAAGAGAAGGCTGCAAGCGTTCTTGACGAGGTCTTGGCTTCCTAA